The proteins below are encoded in one region of Penaeus monodon isolate SGIC_2016 chromosome 32, NSTDA_Pmon_1, whole genome shotgun sequence:
- the LOC119593813 gene encoding uncharacterized protein LOC119593813: protein MAFKGVFYTVFFALVASSLAAEKKEKETEDGRFFLTGTGNNANTSITVSSDVIYLLAILAFGLIAAAIVAAIIGVGVGTGTSDYSYAAPTSYAAYSAPAPAYEESSYAVHRSLEEGAKKFQ from the exons ATGGCCTTCAAGG GAGTATTCTACACTGTCTTCTTCGCCCTCGTCGCTTCCTCTCTGGCtgcagagaagaaggaaaaggagactgAAGACGGCCGATTCTTCCTTACCGGCACTGGCAACAATGCTAACACCTCCATCACCGTCAGTAGCGATGTCATTTACCTGTTGGCAATCCTGGCTTTCGGTCTGATCGCCGCTGCCATCGTCGCTGCCATCATCGGCGTAGGTGTAGGTACTGGCACTAGTGACTATAGCTACGCAGCTCCCAC CTCCTACGCCGCCTACTCCGCCCCCGCCCCTGCCTACGAGGAGAGTTCCTACGCTGTCCATCGCTCCTTGGAGGAAGGTGCCAAAAAGTTCCAGTAG
- the LOC119593796 gene encoding uncharacterized protein LOC119593796 isoform X1, which produces MAAHGITFAALLLALAALTHAADTTHKDDARLFYDDKDTSVTIGGASLFYIGVIFVGLLLLASVLGLFGTSAKFAQPYDYASATGYGAPAPAYDEKTTFSVQQLIDDAVNKFQ; this is translated from the exons ATGGCCGCTCACG GAATCACATTCgccgccctcctcctcgccctggcCGCTCTCACGCACGCAGCCGACACCACCCACAAAGACGACGCACGACTTTTCTACGACGACAAAGACACCTCCGTCACCATCGGCGGCGCGTCCCTCTTCTACATCGGGGTCATCTTCGTCGGCCTGCTCTTGCTCGCGTCTGTCCTGGGCCTCTTCGGGACATCGGCCAAGTTTGCTCAGCCCTACGATTACGCCTCCGCTAC TGGTTACGGTGCCCCTGCCCCAGCTTACGACGAGAAGACTACCTTCTCCGTCCAACAATTGATTGATGATGCAGTCAACAAGTTCCAGTAG
- the LOC119593796 gene encoding uncharacterized protein LOC119593796 isoform X2, producing the protein MATQGITFAALLLALAALTHAADTTHKDDARLFYDDKDTSVTIGGASLFYIGVIFVGLLLLASVLGLFGTSAKFAQPYDYASATGYGAPAPAYDEKTTFSVQQLIDDAVNKFQ; encoded by the exons ATGGCCACTCAGG GAATCACATTCgccgccctcctcctcgccctggcCGCTCTCACGCACGCAGCCGACACCACCCACAAAGACGACGCACGACTTTTCTACGACGACAAAGACACCTCCGTCACCATCGGCGGCGCGTCCCTCTTCTACATCGGGGTCATCTTCGTCGGCCTGCTCTTGCTCGCGTCTGTCCTGGGCCTCTTCGGGACATCGGCCAAGTTTGCTCAGCCCTACGATTACGCCTCCGCTAC TGGTTACGGTGCCCCTGCCCCAGCTTACGACGAGAAGACTACCTTCTCCGTCCAACAATTGATTGATGATGCAGTCAACAAGTTCCAGTAG
- the LOC119593797 gene encoding uncharacterized protein LOC119593797: MASQGITFTALLLALAALTHAADTTHKDDARLFYDDKDTSVTIGGESLFYIGVIFVGLLLLASVLGLFGTSAKVAQPYDYASATGYGAPAPAYDEKTTFSVQQFIDDAVNKFQ; the protein is encoded by the exons ATGGCCTCTCAGG GAATCACATTCActgccctcctcctcgccctggcCGCCCTCACGCACGCAGCCGACACCACCCACAAAGACGACGCACGACTTTTCTACGACGACAAAGACACCTCCGTCACCATCGGCGGCGAGTCCCTCTTCTACATCGGGGTCATCTTCGTCGGCCTGCTCTTGCTCGCGTCTGTCCTGGGCCTCTTCGGGACATCGGCCAAGGTTGCTCAGCCCTACGACTACGCCTCCGCTAC CGGTTACGGTGCCCCTGCCCCAGCCTACGATGAGAAGACCACCTTTTCCGTCCAACAATTCATTGACGATGCTGTCAACAAGTTCCAGTAG
- the LOC119593796 gene encoding uncharacterized protein LOC119593796 isoform X3 — translation MATQGITFAAFLLALAALTHAADTTHKDDARLFYDDKDTSVTIGGASLFYIGVIFVGLLLLASVLGLFGTSAKVAQPYDYVSATAYGAAPAYDEKSTFKVHQVIEDAINKFQ, via the exons ATGGCCACTCAGG GAATCACTTTCGCCGCCTTCCTCCTTGCCCTGGCCGCCCTCACGCACGCAGCCGACACCACCCACAAAGACGACGCACGACTTTTCTACGACGACAAAGACACCTCCGTCACCATCGGCGGCGCGTCCCTCTTCTACATCGGGGTCATCTTCGTCGGCCTGCTCTTGCTCGCGTCTGTCCTGGGCCTCTTCGGGACATCGGCCAAGGTTGCTCAGCCCTACGACTACGTCTCCGCCAC TGCTTACGGTGCCGCCCCAGCCTACGACGAGAAGAGCACCTTCAAAGTGCACCAGGTGATTGAGGATGCTATTAACAAGTTCCAGTAG